The window TCCACTcggaaactcacccgaaaccaaaaccaaacaccctggcaagtcacataaccacaatataacacaTAGGagacaataaataggggatcagggctaaaatacttaaaacgaccggccggatcgttacattagTCTATTTTGAAAAGATTGACACATTTCAATATTTCCTTAATAAGAAGCATTTATAGACACACAAATGTCATGACAGATTttagatcacaagtttcaaaagttttacaaTTACACAAATGCTATGACTTATTTAAGACCACATATCTCAAAAGATTCTCTTCTTTATTAAAGTTTGTGTTAAGTCAAACTAAGACAATCTTTTTGAAACAAATGGAGTactattttaaaattaatcaaaatttagctattttttatGCGATaataaaatttgaataaaaatacCCTAAGTTCAAATCTAGAAAAAGTTTAGTATAATGTGTTGGAGTTTAAATTACTCTGCACataaattccaacataatatgttagAATTCGCATATAAGGTGTCTTTGAAGTTTGAACTCTAGTACAATGTACTGGAGTTTTAAATACATGAGTTTCATAATCCAACATAGTATGCTGGATTCTTTTCAGTATTTGCTAAGGGTTTTAGTCAAATATTATTTCTGCttaaaatagtgactatttttcaattctAAATTCAAAAATTGGCTAGGCCATAGGGATACTAGCATGCCCCCGTCGTAAGCTACGTTATATAGTATACTAAATTTTAATACAGTTATAAATAGAATCATATTTAAGGTGAATgcctatattttagagagattttagggtttattacttggtggctaagtcattttctttttataaatagagggattctattccattgtaattcatctcaaatcaataaaaaaattctctctctacttttctcgcaatactcttcttcttcttttattgttttataacacgttatcaacacgagactctaaccaattgagtagaggcATTTGCTTTGATCACCAGACTTTGGGATACATACATGTTGCTCAACTTGTACATAATATTGAGCATAGTGATTGTCAATTATTccataaacttcttcaggaataAATTCTGGATTTGAGGtaaatattttaccttatttttctcttttaaattcttgaaattctataatttaattttaaatacaagcaaagacaataaattttgattataattcTAATAGAGTTTATGAGAAATTATAACCACCTGAAGTAGTAAAATTTCTATGttttgccatgatcaaattcatgtatgattatgAGAACAAGAAGTGAAAACCCGTTctattgaatttgcttcattctcgttcccttaagagaatgtggtagcaatatacaataagtctgaaagaaaataaaattattacCGTAAAgatatcaatggatgtggacgtggcaatagacgaaattataatcgttatcattgtggtaatgagaataataaggattctcaaaataatccttcactatGTGAAAttaatatttgtcatcgatttgacatgagattttgtaaagaacatatagatgattatggtccattcatgatttgaatgtgacaacatatgatttatgaatatatatttattcttggaagaatataaacgtgctagtggtagagaatataccacactcacctctagaagggggtttgagatgaaataagaaaataatgtcattattatggcatgaatggtcattggtcacgtacctattatacgccaaaatattttggcaatatgattattaaaggacaacaataatgcaacaaacagatcttgcatataattttgaccatgaccataatggtataactttctcattgaaagagatattcaccatatggatgttgatgaatgtggtagtacaaaattaattgaaagctctagaagagccaattatactattttggagaaataaaattgattataaAAGAAACTTAttagtttctaaagtattcgcgaaagcgattgattatattgagattataaataaatgaaagatttagtatcttctattactacgagataatatgtatgtgaaaagctacctgctttattctccagtttgtatTACACAAATAAAAGtatgcaacaataaagtaaaagtttattgatataaaaacctatttcataataaacttggagtttattgataattgtacacgccatggtgtaaacctaaagtttatcaatattgataatttatccaGTTGGCATAACTAGTTCagccatatcaatttaagtatgatgtgcaaaataaatgagaattcacatggtaagtgttgaagaagattctttatgaattctcttgtgttgcttgttctcacaATTATTATACCAACTAAatttgggattgaatcccatgaattcTGGAATTTATCAAAGGTAAATATGAgctcattcacctgccatgtaaaCCTTATAAAGATGCATCTATGATATGGCTACATGTGCATTTATTATTAACCGGCAACCTGATGTTTgtgaggtaacttgctcaataatttaatttagagcataattttcatattttctattcaagacagttcatcttgataagttggtttacatcacaattgatttagcaaaataatttattgagtacctccacttaatagctaaactattgtttatgagaacaaagttatctatatcagtttgatattcGTTATATACGGAAGTATATTACATTCTTCCTTTATAAGTGGTTTAGGGTTAAGAACCAAataattttatcttattattattgatatgcGGTGTATATTTTAATTAACACCATAACGCACAAAGGAGGATTTTCaaaagttgaggaagcaagttagttttcTAACGTGAAGGGGAGAAAGGATAAACAATTGAGGAAAAATTACGTgaaatgaattatcatttgtacatctagatcctcgaataacataatatgaacttgacgttcataaaaagataatttatCTGCAATATAGTACAaagcatgccagacgcatttgctctcccaaagaaagtaactatattctcactaGAAATGCTCCTATAagaataagtcctagaaggacaaagtctatggtacactTAAAACCTATAGACAAATTGGTTTCAAATaatattcttgataaagaagataagcaaatgatcaaaacgatcatAACAaagaggcaagtgatctagaagatcacatgacataacactccATAAAATCTCAGGAGAGGTTCAGGTACatgaaaatatgaatgaagagatctctatgttatgtctttataaaaaaagaaggttggaaccgatataaaacgTTCGTCGACGACATCTATGATAGCGCTAAATATATATTTGAGGATCTTAAGTCCGGAGAAACGATTCaagtagaattggtttcatataaAAGACATGTAGTTTCGGACCTgcagttcaaaacttaaaaatattaagtcaatggtgtgtgcaatcacttttatctatcttatatgtctagcatgacataaaacttgatatgcatctaaagtctatcTATATAGCTTATATGACAATCCCTAAAGAATTTAGatcgcttaaagcatatacaattcttagTCCTAAAGTACCacatcctaagtgcaatttgtgcacatatgtatctttctataactataagcatgataatgtgataacGAGAATTTTtacctctatggagatattgaaaagcCATTCTACGATATTATATGAAGGTATTATatatctatcaagaatgatgatttcaagatgaaacaaattcgttcaagttaatatggatgatttgtttatcaaatctatACTAacgatcttttgaagatggtACACATTCGAATGCGAAGgctcaaagatgtgaattgatgttCTTATCAGAAGGAGTTAATacacgttgtactctttttcccttacaatgTTTTGTCCCATTGAGTTTTTcttgcaagatttttaatgaggcaaccaaaaggcgtatttctaaacatgtgtactctttttccttctctaaaTTTTTTTTCTactgggttttattttaattaaggtTTTAGAGAGATTTTATAATTTGTTATTTGGTGGCTAAGTCAATTTTCTATTTCATTATAATTATCTCAAACCAATAAGAATTTTATCTCTACCTTTCTCGCaatactttcttcttcttttattttattgttttataacaaatACATCAAACTTCAAATCTAACTAAAAATAATTCATATATTATTAACCAAAAATCTTGATTAACCGGATAGTAATCTTCTATCTCCTGACCTGGAACTGTTGTCAATGGCGGCTTTCAGCTTAGGCTTTTTCtctctccttctccttctcctcctcctcgtCCCTCTATTCCTCTTAGCCTTCCTCGCGTTCATCGTCCGACCACGTCCCGCAAAAGTCCCAATTAAGAACCGCCACGTGTTCATCACAGGCGGGTCAAGCGGCATTGGCCTAGCTCTAGCTCAACGGGCTGCTTCAGAGGGAGCAAAAGTCTCAATCCTCGCTCGTAACACTAGCAAGCTCGAGGAAGCGAGGGATGCGATTCGGCTTTCCACTGGCCGCGACGTGGCCATTTTCAGCGCTGACGTCAGAAACTACGAGGCCGTAAAGGAAGCTATAGAAGATGCAGGGCCTATTGATGTGTTGGTGTGCAATCAGGGCGTATTTGTACCTGAGGAATTGGAGACCCAAAAGATTGAGGAGATCAAGTTCATGATTGATGTGAATTTGACCGGGACTTTTCATTTGATTAAAGCTGCTTTGCCTGGAATGAAGAATAGGAGCGGCCGCGGACCTGGATCCATCGCTATCATGTCTTCACAAGCTGGCCAGGTTTGATATCTCTGGTTCAGGTTTCAATTTCAATGCTGATCTAACCTCATAGACCTCTGATTTAAAGGTTAAACTTACTCTTAGGTGCGGTTAAATATGGAGGAAAATATGTATCATCCAAAATATTTTACTTAGGAGTTTTGTTAGGTATATAAGTAAATGTGAATACCACTGGTACAAGGAGTATCATAGATCCTAAGGAAATGGGAGAAGGCATTTTTCGCAAATGTAAGGTAACCAAACACCGCAAAATGATTTTCTCAGATTCTGTTATACCGAACATAGAGTTAAAAGAAATTAGTAGTGCTGCCAAATTGGTATATCTGTGGACACGAGGACGATTAAGGAGCTAATGTATCCTGATGTGAATATTTCTTTACCAACTATGCTTACACCAAGTCAAGGGCATGCTTGATTGCATTATATGAACATGCTTGATTGCATTATACTCTTTTGCCTTAATTTGTGCTGTCAAATTTCTCTTCGACCATTTCTGCAGTTTGCCCTGTAAGAATTGAAGATGAGATTTGATATTTATAGCAAAAGTCCAAGGAAAATGCTTAGTGACAGCTATACTAATTCACAAAGTGTGGGCAATCTTATGATTTTGCATTATGCTAGTTGGTACACAATTCTTGAATATGAATCTTACTTAATCTTCTGTTCCCATTGATATCTAATCTCTATTGCaatttttatttgttatttcgTCTAGGAATTTTTGGACAAAAGGAAAGAACAATAAGTTAGAGATGATCATCGCAATCGTCCAATACAACTAATTTTGTTTCCCTTGTGTTCACATGTATGTGTATTCATGGTTAAAAGTTTAACCGAAAGATCTGCCTCTGCACATACTTTCTCAAATAGTAGTTTAACCTGAAAGACTGGAGATTGGTCCGTGATGCAACAATATGGCATAATTAAGGGAGAACTTGTGTCTTTAGCCAGCAACATTTCTTCAAAAGTTTATAACTTGAAAGAGTGGAGCTTGGTCTGTGATGCTAAAATATGATAGAATCAACAGAATTTCTTTCCCCATACAATTGTATTACTGAACTTTAACCATGTTTCTGTCTCTTAATAGCTGATTTGGTTTTCGTTTGGTATTTTATTTTGTCTTAGGTTGGCATATATGGTTATACAGCTTATTCAGCCAGTAAGTTTGGCCTCAAAGGACTGGCAGAAGCATTGCAGCAGGAGGTTATTGGTGAAAATATTCACGTATCACTAATATTTCCCCCGGACACTGAAACTCCTGGATTTGCTGAAGGTTGGACATGAGAATAGATCCCACTCTGTTTCTTCTGGTTGTTATTACAATGCACGAACTAAAATGATATGCTACttgtttaaatattaaaaattggttttatcttatttcttatGAATAAATCATCATGCCGGAAGGATTGTAGGTTAGTGGTTGTTTAATAGAGTTACATATATAAACCTTTGCATTGGGATTTCTTTCCAACAAAGCAAACAAGTCTAactttaccttatcaaaaaaagaaagaaaaaagaactgGGTTATTCTAGCGCTGTTTCTAAACAGAGGCAGATCTAGCCCTTCAGTTGGGTTGGGGGTGGGTCAACCAAACCCATTTCTTTCTGCTTGCTTCATGTTTGTCTAtgtaataaaaatttaaaatgtaATATGACCAtatccactccgaaaccactaaCTCTAAATGAGATCTACCTCTGAATCTAAATTGATATGTTAGTTATATATCCTTTTCTTTAGTCtcatttttctttatctttttttgaGAGCACATAGAAGTTTGATCAAGcaagttgaaaatgaaaaagacgATAGCACTGGTCTTTTAACCAATTACTCAGAACTGTTAGTTGTAAGCATGGGATAGCACAAATTGATTAGTCAATTTATTATATATGCCTAGAGGAACAGAACCAGAAAATATTTGCTCCTTGATTATGATATAGCTCATGATGTGTTGCACATATTAAATGGAGTACATTTTATCGTGATTCAATTGGCTATGCAAGATCTGTTTCTGCCTTTTATCTTCTTGAAATGGCATGAGGATTCCTAGAACCTGACAGGATGTTAAATGCTGCATTGGAGTGTCGTTTGGTCTATTTGGATAGTACAGCTCTAGAACAGTTTGAAGCTTAATGTGTATTGCCTCTGCTTCGTTTTAGTAAGAAGAATGTGGTCAAGGTGTTGACATGCTTATGCGAGTTCAGGAGTTCCATTCTTTATGACTTTTAGACTGATACTTTTCTATTCTTATTTGCATATTTCAGTCTTGCAGTTTTGTCTCTATTCTCATTTAACCATTGTAACCTGTTGCTGCATTTTTTTTGTGTGAACCTGCTTGGTGCTCTCTTTATTTTAATAGTTTACTATTTACCAATCcgaaagaagagagaagaagagaaaatgtgAAGAGTGCGCATGGAGATAATGCATGCACTAATATTGAACCTTGGGAGATAATGCATGCACTAATATCCCATGGAGATAATGCATGCACTAATAATGCGCATGGACATCATCATCACTTTCGGTGTTGCACCCATCTCATTCAAAGCATTTGAGATGAAATCTTAGATACTCCTAGTACCCTTGCTTCTGAGGCATGCACACATTGTTTAATATACTTGATAGGTGCTGCTTACCTGACTGATAATCAGCTTAAGTCTGAATAATTTTGGTTATACTCTTTTACCATCTATTTTTCAGTATTTCACCCGTTTGAACAACAATTATGAAAGTCTCATCGTTATTGCAGAGAACAAAAGAAGGCCACGGGTGACTAGTATAATAGCAGCTTCTTCTGGTGCCATGAAAGCTGACGAAGTTGCCAAGATAGCTTTGAATGGCATTAAATCAGGAAATTTTACTGTCCCCTGCAACTTTGAGGGATTCTTGCTTTCCATAGCAACTGCTGGTCTATCTCCTCAAAGATCATTCCTGATGGCATTTGTCGAAGTGATGGCTGCTGGAACATTACGTGTTGCTGGTCCTATGTTTCCAGTGGAATTGGTACGGAAGCATAGAGAAATGCCTGGAGGAAGGAAATAGCGAATTCACTTAGCACAGTCTAACAAATGCTTTTTGCAACTTCCTTAAAAATTTAGTTTGTAGTTTGATCCACGGGTATACTAAGACCAAAACTATGTAGTCCTCGTTCCTATTAGATTTTGTCCATTACCAAGTTTCGCTGGCTAATTTAACCAGTTTTTTCTATCTACTGTACTTGAAGTTCATAGATTTTTAGTTAACTGGTAAGGTTGTAGGTTCTCTATCAACTGCTACTATTAGTTTTGCTTTTAAGCTTAATATTCTTGAGACAGAGACAGGAAGGaaaaggaataaatttcatgtgcATATGTCCAATTAATACATGGAGACAGGAAGGTTAAACAAATAATATGCAGTAATGGAGGAATAAGTGGACAGATCATTGAAATGTTGGGAAGAATAACTGCACTTTCTTTTCCCTGTGGTTTAGTCAACCGCAAGCCATCAGTACCACCAACGAGCATTTGCTTTTTGTGCCCTCACCAGTAACTTTCCCTCATGTACGGATCCTAGGCCAATGCAGTTAAATTTACGGCTTTCAGTTCGAATTATGTATAGAAGTAAAAGAACTAAATGTTATAAGTGTAAATAAACTGTAACCATTCTGAATATCCACCTGCttctcactactagaaatccgctaaaaaccgaccaaagttggtcggttatggccaattaccgaccaaaacgcgaccatttggGTGTGGACGATATTTTAATGGTAGGAATggtttaccgaccaaagttggtcggaaattaccaaCTCGGTAGCTTTAAACGACCATCCgacaatttaaattatttaccgaccaactttagtcggaaacatattttattaatttaattttaccgaccaaagttggtcggtgtaattaatttatgtttttattaattattaaaataaaataaaaatcgaccaactttggtcagtaattgaaaatatatatatatttaaaataatcaaaattaaacagtaccgaccaactttggtcggtaaccTCAACAGTACatgcaaaataccgaccaaagttggtcggtaatgttgaattctaggaattcaatgttcattaaccgaccaactttggtcggtaatttataatttttttatttatttattaaaaaccgaccaactttggtcggttttctgggtttaattttgacataaaatgcctgttttggtagctacaccacctgccagcataccaatacccCTAACAActgaattacaacaacaacacaacaataacaacaacacaacaacaaccaaacattcaatatatattttaaaactaacaaattaaagttcaattgaacataacaatccaaaaccaagttaaaactaattacaacaagttcaaaactggttctatttgtctagttcaaagtatataaaagtcagggggtattttctacaacatcattATCACCGTCTTatgaactttcatttacaagaAGGTAAAGAaaacggtcttgtggaggacgggaagaacgatcacggggaggacgggaggaacgatcacgagcaggacgggaggaacgatcatgtgGAAGTCGACCCTCTagcgatgactcacgagaccggggcaACAGAAAAGCTCCAGTAGATaagagagttctgatctgagcttgcatgccaaggaattgagcatctctaagcctttctctttctttGACCGCTTCTAGCTCgaatgtgagctttgtcactgtctcccgcatagcggagaggctctccatattaagttgctcgccttgcgaggaagtccctattccttgcattccacattTATAGCGATGGGactttttagtaggaagcccgtatacctttcTCCATTTTGGACGCCAATAGaatccaaccatattctttcagcatcctcgtccgaaggttgtgttggctcgcccgattcaccagctggatgattacgaatgaattcctccacgttactttggtagcgaccctatattattttaaattaaatcagtatttcaaaattcttataaaagtaaattataatacttaaagaaaattgaaagcttacatatgcagtcgaggcccggtcctcgacccacctatcttgatccccctctttctttttctttacaatacgcgtctccttgaatagctcatcatggctcattggacgcccatacttcttttcctgaaaataaattaatttagttaataaacataatagatatacttagaaaagtaagataatttaagcaattacgtaccaaacttctttttattgtccctaagttgatcgcacctccagtgtgcaaggagcctcccttctcggatgcgcgatctttctttccctttttgctCTTCTCTAAGAACTCCGCGGTAAGCCATTTCCTTTGAAAATCATTCCATAAATTCTCAAGTAACGAGCCatgcctcttgttcttctttctagcatccgatAAAGCATCCGtcaatctcttgcgagctttatgatgaaaatttgcagtcacttccgcgctatagcgttcttcccatacacacttgctctgtatttcaaaagttaaatattagatggaaacatcataaatataaattattaaattggttaaaagaacatttataccttaaattgattgaaaatttgctccttcggCGAGAATGggaaatcagtccaagtcgcataagggccatcataaagctttttgATGGCATCGATGATTATCTtcgtagtcttattacccggcCCGAACCttcaatttaacaataaaaatacattaatatcttagtaaaaatgttacaaaataatagacgcaaaaataacaaataacacttacccatcaccctcagggactaagatgatcctgccatatcgatcgtaatgcactacctcgtcatcaTTATCCGAaacatgtgtatcagaggcatatGTAGACGGTGTAGGCGGGTTAGAGCTACCAcctcgcaggcgaaggcctgaaatagatggagtcgatgatgaagatagTTGCGATctctgtgactgcgacatagctggaagCGACCCAAGTGGCTGTGATActgatggctgtgacccgagtggctgtgacatggatggatgtGATATATAGGGATGTGATGTAGATGGCCGCgatgcagatggctgtgaggcagctgcactgtatgtcggacgtatagtcctatggcccagTGATAGAAGACCTAGTGTCTGGATGAAGGTGTACGACTCATGATactgtggcagctcagtatagccgtgtggtggaggataagacataggcatctctgaaaagggtggacaagagggaCTATTATtatctaccctcctctttcccttcctaccctttgCTCGACCctgagaactagtagggtcattgttaccttgaccctttcctgccatctgcataatataatacacatttagattgaaacatataagaaactagctacaaaatgagagtgctttaaaaaaccaactttttaatcctcatcgacgtattgttcctcgtccgagaattcttcgtcctcacttgtttgagcttcatcagttaattcttcgtcctcattttctataattgttactttatttatatcaacttcttccaatatgcgttcaggatgttccaaattattttctaactgatcgtccactatttggtgaatactggagatatcgttttgatatgcaacatgttaacacattctcgacttccaccctacttacatgcttagtttttattacaacccaccaatcggacttattccgccgcaatggataaggagcataatacacttgcctaacgttatgtgcaattatgaaaggatcatagcgatcatactctctcgtatgattaacctcaattatgttgtattggtggtgtactcttgaacctcttgttggatttgggtcaaaccacttgcatctaacgagcatcaatttcttatatggacaacttgtatattctagttgtaatatttctttgaccacaccataataatcaatatctccaacttggttgccatcatcACCTTGAACTCACACCCCGCTgctgttgctatttttatttttagagcaatcatctgtatgaaacttataaccattcactacgtacttagacattgttgcgACTTGAagccaggtccccaagatatatctttcaaaaatttatttacaccattatttggatcatttacctacatagtgttaaaaaaattcataagttagcacaacttatgaatcaatttttatagcGGGAACATCCGAAGAAAATTATCCGGATaaacttacaaactgtttgaaccacgtatcaaatctcgtatatacaatatcatggccaaattgacccacaaAGTGACTGTGACAcgtcaaatatttttagtagttgcatcaatatgtaatcacagtaaattttacattttgataactaataaatcaatacttacttgagaaatggtacagcttcgggacaatttagcaacacatgaagtgtagctgacttatactccatatcactcaaacttctctttctaacatccttagaatatcgtcctggttgattgaatatggacattggtggatataatggattaTTCATACATTCGGTCGTGTGCCTATTGgtcctattcctagaacatggcacgttactctcaaaataataagaacaaaaatgtgcagtttccttttcaagataggcttcgcatatagatccttcaatcctattcctctgcttaacaaattgtttgcatttgccaattgtcctacataatgtcatgttagccaagaacattaaaataaaatagaatattacatcaaacttataatattacctctcaaagggatacatccatctgcattgaacaaaCCCTCCAAGTtatgcctcgtgtacaaggtggattggaaggtgttccatcacattaAAGAAATCATATGGAAATagtttttccatcttactagaagttacacgaatgttctgATTCATctgaagtaggttttcttcccttagtgTGGTaaaacacaagtctttgaaaaataaactaatctctgtgatgggttttcagattctttcaggcaaatcacaaaatgcaatagacactaaggtctccatgaaaacatgacagtcatgacttttcaaatggctcaacttccctacctcatCTACTTTTTTTcccaagattcgacgcataaccctcaggcatcttcaatttcgtaacccaatcacaaatttatcgtctttcctccaaagtgaatgtatAACTTGCTTTGGACTTGAACACCTTACAATTGTTTtttgtctgcaagtataattcaggccgcatgcaatattcttgtaagtccattctagccttcagattatcttttgtcttacctttaacatcgatcactgtgttgaacaaattgtcaaaataattcttatCAATATGCGTAACATCAAGGTTGTGttggagaagattatccttccaataaggcaactcccaaaatatactttgtttcgtccaattatgagtaacaccatattcGGGGAATCTATAAGATGGAGCCttagtaactttactgaagttctggaccctctcccaaatttcctcacctgaaagtatcggaggtggaaaatcatattccactttattctttttgaatgcatttttcatccttctaaactcatgatcatcaggcaagaattgacggtgacaatcaaaccatgattgctttcggccatgtttcaaagtgaacgctttaccatttttcatgcagtaaggacaagctagcttccctgcagtcatccacccagacaatattccataAGCAAGAAAAtcgttaatagtccacattaaattagcacacaaattgaaattctgcttggttgatatgtcatatgtttcaacaccatcataccacaattgttttagctcattaatcaaaggttgcaaatatacatcaatcaaact is drawn from Nicotiana tabacum cultivar K326 chromosome 22, ASM71507v2, whole genome shotgun sequence and contains these coding sequences:
- the LOC107782703 gene encoding LOW QUALITY PROTEIN: 3-dehydrosphinganine reductase TSC10A (The sequence of the model RefSeq protein was modified relative to this genomic sequence to represent the inferred CDS: deleted 1 base in 1 codon) produces the protein MAAFSLGFFSLLLLLLLLVPLFLLAFLAFIVRPRPAKVPIKNRHVFITGGSSGIGLALAQRAASEGAKVSILARNTSKLEEARDAIRLSTGRDVAIFSADVRNYEAVKEAIEDAGPIDVLVCNQGVFVPEELETQKIEEIKFMIDVNLTGTFHLIKAALPGMKNRSGRGPGSIAIMSSQAGQVGIYGYTAYSASKFGLKGLAEALQQEVIGENIHVSLIFPPDTETPGFAEENKRRPRVTSIIAASSGAMKADEVAKIALNGIKSGNFTVPCNFEGFLLSIATAGLSPQRSFLMAFVEVMAAGTLRVAGLCFQWNWYGSIEKCLEEGNSEFT